From Petrotoga sp. 9PW.55.5.1, the proteins below share one genomic window:
- the rsmD gene encoding 16S rRNA (guanine(966)-N(2))-methyltransferase RsmD has translation MSLKIETGKFKNQSIEMVNNSRTRYTPAKIRRALMSMFDFSNANILEFFAGSGIVSFEALSNGARKAILIDISSKSVSSILKNAKKLSVLKNVKVINSDFRKSISKISQEKFDYIFADPPFNNNYVEEILKFISHNGDILEDNGFLIIEKHKNEQYGYSSKIMEEPEIRKYGDIEILIFRKK, from the coding sequence ATGAGTTTGAAAATTGAAACTGGAAAGTTCAAAAACCAAAGTATAGAAATGGTAAACAACTCTAGAACCAGATATACTCCTGCAAAAATAAGAAGGGCGTTAATGAGCATGTTCGATTTTTCTAATGCAAACATTCTAGAATTTTTTGCCGGAAGTGGAATAGTAAGTTTCGAAGCTCTTAGCAATGGAGCAAGAAAAGCCATTTTGATAGATATCTCTTCAAAATCTGTTTCTTCTATTTTAAAGAACGCTAAAAAGTTATCTGTTTTAAAAAATGTAAAAGTTATAAATTCTGATTTTAGAAAATCAATTTCAAAAATTTCTCAAGAAAAATTTGACTATATTTTTGCTGATCCACCATTTAATAACAATTATGTAGAAGAGATACTAAAATTCATTAGTCATAATGGAGACATTCTTGAAGATAATGGTTTTCTAATAATAGAAAAACATAAAAATGAACAATATGGCTATTCCTCTAAAATTATGGAAGAACCAGAGATACGTAAATATGGAGATATAGAAATACTTATTTTTAGAAAAAAATAA
- a CDS encoding tetratricopeptide repeat protein produces the protein MRKILIFFILILEISLIFADNYDLAYQYYLNGLKYYQNGQYQRAQEDLEKAIQLSPKLEGERPEIKMYLGLSAFQNKDYKTAEIYLNQFKGNPLVDQALEIINFSSTDQQYYGASVKIDEIQSQGENDESDNFNFSVFLLIMLIIFSISMLIIISVIFWMNKHYNQKRDKEKNPIAAIVSESIETLNKESKYKLFDQFESKNIKLIWESSVALKKLIGLKVIEENEKKQSEELSPIPEIEEIEELENKIENEITNELSDLNIEDIEKMLEKLDDEKEEVIFSEIKSEEHKKEYLEMQDILHPDSEMKDKYSTILKKEEKQVSKEDAIDFIDAMNELESKDINQSNLQKFFHKLFHYANQTKPKD, from the coding sequence GTGAGAAAAATCCTGATCTTTTTTATATTGATTTTAGAAATATCATTAATTTTTGCTGATAATTATGATTTAGCTTATCAATATTATTTGAATGGGCTAAAATATTATCAAAATGGCCAGTACCAAAGAGCGCAAGAAGATTTAGAAAAAGCGATTCAACTTTCGCCAAAACTCGAAGGTGAAAGGCCTGAAATAAAAATGTATTTAGGACTCTCCGCCTTTCAAAATAAGGATTACAAAACAGCAGAAATTTATTTAAATCAGTTTAAAGGTAATCCATTGGTAGATCAGGCTTTGGAGATAATAAATTTTTCTTCAACAGATCAACAATATTATGGAGCATCTGTAAAAATAGATGAAATACAATCTCAAGGCGAAAACGATGAAAGTGATAATTTTAATTTTTCCGTATTTTTATTAATCATGTTAATTATTTTTTCAATTTCCATGTTAATAATTATTTCGGTAATATTCTGGATGAACAAGCATTATAATCAAAAAAGAGATAAAGAAAAAAATCCAATTGCGGCTATTGTTTCTGAGTCTATTGAGACCTTGAACAAAGAAAGTAAATATAAATTATTCGATCAATTTGAAAGCAAAAACATTAAATTAATTTGGGAATCTTCTGTAGCTCTTAAAAAGCTTATTGGTTTAAAAGTTATTGAAGAGAATGAAAAAAAACAAAGTGAAGAACTTTCACCAATTCCAGAAATCGAGGAAATAGAAGAATTAGAAAATAAGATAGAAAATGAAATTACTAATGAATTATCTGATTTAAACATTGAAGATATCGAAAAAATGTTAGAAAAACTTGATGATGAGAAAGAAGAAGTTATTTTTTCGGAAATTAAAAGTGAAGAACACAAAAAAGAATACTTAGAAATGCAAGATATTCTACATCCTGATTCTGAAATGAAAGATAAATATTCTACTATATTAAAAAAAGAAGAAAAACAAGTATCTAAAGAAGATGCAATAGATTTTATTGATGCTATGAATGAATTAGAATCCAAAGATATTAATCAGTCTAATCTTCAAAAGTTTTTTCACAAGTTATTTCATTATGCTAATCAAACTAAACCAAAAGATTGA
- a CDS encoding polyprenyl synthetase family protein, which translates to MELDEFKKVFDREIDIFFTNAEVEKELKDAILYSIKSGGKRIRPWIIFNLGNALFLNDSDLLNIGIAVEILHSSSLIHDDLPALDNADLRRGALSNHKKFGEYSAILAGDYGFTLPIKIFIEYLDDVSTDRKMLLIKYFVESTLKLFEGELKDLDFEKKNIRVTKEEILNMYSKKTGALFGFCFAAPFLLSGSIKTGEKMKEIGIKFGIAFQIYDDLKDLTGTEKELGKDINKDINKKTLLNYYKFKEAKNIADKYYEEVLKELYQSELEELMIMLGKIKAIIETK; encoded by the coding sequence ATGGAACTTGACGAATTTAAAAAAGTATTTGATAGAGAAATTGACATTTTTTTTACAAATGCTGAAGTTGAAAAAGAACTGAAAGATGCAATTTTGTACAGTATTAAAAGTGGTGGTAAGAGAATTAGGCCATGGATTATTTTTAATTTAGGGAATGCACTTTTCCTAAATGATAGCGACCTTTTAAATATTGGAATTGCGGTAGAAATTTTACATTCTTCTTCCTTGATACATGATGATTTACCTGCATTAGATAATGCTGATTTGCGAAGAGGAGCTTTGTCAAATCATAAAAAATTTGGTGAGTATTCAGCAATTTTGGCAGGTGATTACGGTTTTACTCTGCCAATAAAAATCTTTATTGAATATCTTGACGATGTAAGCACAGATAGGAAAATGCTATTGATTAAATACTTTGTGGAAAGTACCTTAAAGTTATTCGAAGGCGAATTAAAAGATCTTGATTTTGAAAAAAAGAATATTCGAGTTACAAAAGAAGAGATATTAAATATGTATTCAAAGAAAACAGGAGCATTGTTCGGTTTTTGCTTTGCTGCTCCATTTTTACTTAGTGGAAGTATAAAAACAGGTGAAAAAATGAAAGAAATTGGAATTAAGTTTGGAATAGCTTTTCAAATATACGATGATTTGAAAGATTTGACAGGAACAGAAAAAGAATTGGGTAAAGATATTAATAAAGATATCAATAAAAAAACATTATTAAATTATTATAAATTTAAAGAGGCAAAAAATATAGCCGATAAATATTATGAGGAAGTTTTAAAAGAATTGTATCAAAGTGAATTAGAAGAACTTATGATAATGTTGGGAAAAATAAAAGCTATAATAGAGACAAAATAA
- a CDS encoding 1-acyl-sn-glycerol-3-phosphate acyltransferase has protein sequence MRKIWNIIKAVFFTIWLFIGFFGVVIIYGSYVLIKSNILKRKKGEEVSQEYIREVVSWFGKVTFKFLRSDVQIEGKEHIPNEGPYVIISNHQSLFDIPLILGYIYPSAFIAKKELAKIPILGRFIKKLGSILIDRNDVKSGAAALKKFAKISKTGEIITLFPEGTRSIDGKVGEFKKGSLLIPFRYNIKVLPISINGTIKMSKKGSLFIKPSSIKLLIHEPIEPKKFASEGELREYLREMISNGVIDDESESKNMY, from the coding sequence ATGAGGAAGATTTGGAATATAATAAAAGCTGTTTTCTTTACTATTTGGCTATTTATAGGATTTTTTGGGGTAGTAATCATTTATGGCAGCTATGTTCTTATAAAATCTAACATATTGAAAAGAAAAAAAGGTGAAGAAGTCTCTCAAGAATATATTAGAGAAGTTGTTTCTTGGTTTGGGAAAGTAACTTTTAAATTTCTACGCAGTGATGTACAAATAGAAGGTAAAGAACATATTCCAAATGAAGGTCCATATGTTATCATTTCCAATCATCAAAGTCTATTTGATATCCCTTTAATCCTGGGATATATATACCCATCAGCTTTTATAGCTAAAAAGGAATTAGCTAAAATACCAATACTAGGAAGATTTATCAAAAAATTAGGGTCAATTTTAATCGACAGGAATGATGTAAAAAGTGGAGCAGCTGCTCTTAAGAAATTTGCAAAAATATCTAAGACAGGTGAAATAATAACCCTATTTCCAGAAGGGACAAGAAGCATCGATGGTAAAGTGGGTGAATTTAAGAAAGGATCACTTTTGATTCCTTTTAGATATAACATAAAAGTTTTACCTATATCTATCAATGGAACGATTAAAATGAGTAAAAAAGGAAGTCTTTTCATCAAGCCTTCATCTATAAAATTATTAATACATGAACCTATAGAACCCAAGAAATTTGCTAGTGAAGGTGAATTAAGAGAATATTTGAGAGAAATGATTTCAAATGGAGTGATTGATGATGAAAGTGAATCGAAGAATATGTATTAA
- the thiI gene encoding tRNA uracil 4-sulfurtransferase ThiI: MQLVVVRVDEIGLKNKNKIFFMKKLAENIRKKLNKQYSFEISNNRIYIISDSEEINKKELGNLIKVFGIHSYSIVEKTDLELESIKKKVHEITKNALKTNNYKTFKVFVNRAYKSFPINSQELAPLLGEFILDNFPYLKVDLKHPELKVEIDIRRDGAYIFTDRFDGPSGLPVGVSSNGTVLLSGGIDSPVASILMMRRGMVLNAVNFYSPPFTGPKSLNKILRISSIISEYSPNNFYLYIIPLTKIQFLFKDLAEKRYSVILQRRSMLRIANKISEITGTKVLVSGESLGQVASQTVENLLTISDASKKEILRPLIGFTKNETIELSKKYGLYDTSILPYEDSCSIFLPPQPATKANVNKITLIEDSTPEISKLEKEALNESKKFEINNGSIREITDFKN, translated from the coding sequence ATGCAACTTGTTGTAGTTAGGGTTGATGAAATAGGCTTAAAAAATAAAAACAAGATATTTTTTATGAAAAAGCTTGCTGAAAATATACGAAAAAAGTTAAATAAGCAATATTCGTTTGAAATATCAAATAATCGTATATATATAATTTCTGATTCAGAAGAAATAAATAAGAAAGAGTTGGGAAATCTTATAAAAGTATTTGGAATTCATTCCTATTCAATAGTAGAAAAAACAGATTTAGAATTAGAATCTATTAAGAAAAAAGTTCACGAAATTACTAAAAATGCTTTAAAAACAAATAATTATAAAACCTTTAAAGTTTTTGTTAATAGAGCTTATAAATCATTTCCAATTAATAGTCAGGAATTAGCGCCTTTATTAGGTGAATTTATTTTAGATAATTTTCCCTATTTAAAAGTTGATCTAAAACATCCGGAATTAAAAGTCGAAATAGATATTAGAAGAGATGGAGCATATATTTTTACAGATCGTTTTGATGGACCTTCAGGATTACCTGTTGGTGTTTCTTCAAATGGAACTGTATTGTTATCTGGAGGAATAGACAGTCCTGTAGCTTCTATTTTAATGATGAGAAGGGGAATGGTTTTAAACGCAGTTAATTTTTATAGTCCTCCTTTTACAGGACCAAAATCGTTAAATAAAATATTAAGAATAAGCTCTATTATTTCGGAGTATTCACCAAATAATTTTTATCTATATATTATTCCATTAACTAAAATACAATTTCTTTTTAAAGATCTAGCTGAGAAGAGATATTCAGTTATTTTACAAAGAAGATCTATGCTTAGAATCGCTAACAAAATATCAGAAATTACGGGAACCAAAGTTTTGGTTAGTGGAGAAAGTTTAGGGCAAGTTGCTTCTCAAACTGTAGAAAATTTATTAACTATTTCTGATGCTAGTAAGAAAGAAATTTTAAGACCTCTCATCGGTTTTACAAAAAATGAAACTATAGAGCTTTCTAAGAAGTATGGATTATATGATACATCCATATTACCTTATGAGGATTCATGTAGTATTTTTTTGCCTCCACAGCCGGCTACTAAAGCTAATGTAAATAAAATAACCTTGATTGAAGATTCTACACCAGAAATTTCAAAATTAGAGAAAGAAGCTTTAAATGAATCAAAAAAATTTGAAATAAATAATGGTAGTATAAGAGAAATTACTGATTTTAAAAACTAA
- a CDS encoding bifunctional nuclease family protein has product MKKISRVTMGMDKVSNTPIIFLQVENTNTVVPIWIGPCEAGVIALLLRNEVFERPLTHDLIGNSIKELGAKPLEVLIDEFKKDIYYAKLVIEKNDSQIVYLDARPSDCIIISLKNNIPIFIDENIVNEHGIDISFIEDENEEHIKKDIENFDIDELRKRFEGKNKKGDD; this is encoded by the coding sequence ATGAAAAAAATTAGCAGAGTTACCATGGGAATGGATAAGGTTTCTAATACACCGATTATTTTTTTACAGGTTGAAAATACAAATACAGTTGTTCCTATATGGATAGGGCCATGTGAGGCTGGAGTAATAGCTTTGTTGTTAAGAAATGAAGTTTTTGAAAGGCCCTTAACTCATGATTTGATTGGTAACTCAATAAAAGAATTAGGGGCTAAACCTTTAGAGGTCTTGATTGATGAGTTTAAAAAAGATATTTATTATGCAAAACTTGTTATAGAGAAAAATGATTCACAAATAGTATATCTAGATGCTAGGCCCTCTGATTGTATAATTATTTCTTTAAAAAATAATATACCCATATTTATTGATGAGAATATAGTTAATGAACATGGTATTGATATTTCATTTATTGAAGACGAAAATGAGGAGCATATAAAAAAAGATATTGAAAATTTCGATATAGATGAATTAAGAAAGAGGTTTGAGGGTAAGAATAAAAAAGGAGATGATTAA
- a CDS encoding TetR/AcrR family transcriptional regulator, translating to MKKAVKSLDKKEKKKYIAETALQLISEKGLSNLTMESVAVSCNLSKGSLYNYFKNKDALIIAAFGALLEKIQHFFEDKNSDSNDNCVEKSAEIYSNLYSEILNTFHSNELLRLFEILINSTHDNKMMEILTQTFKDYYGNILNKFEKIFNSKTKAFMLQAMFDGLVIYRSVGVEFSDKEVQENFKKLILCFTE from the coding sequence ATGAAGAAAGCTGTAAAATCGTTAGATAAAAAAGAAAAGAAAAAATATATAGCTGAAACAGCTCTGCAACTTATCAGTGAAAAAGGGCTCTCTAATCTAACAATGGAAAGCGTAGCTGTATCTTGCAACCTTTCAAAAGGTTCTTTATATAATTATTTCAAAAACAAGGATGCCCTTATTATAGCAGCTTTTGGAGCGCTTTTAGAAAAAATCCAACATTTTTTTGAAGACAAAAACTCTGATTCAAATGACAACTGCGTTGAAAAAAGTGCGGAAATATACTCCAATCTCTATTCAGAAATTTTAAACACTTTTCATTCAAACGAATTACTTAGATTATTTGAAATTTTAATTAATTCAACTCATGACAATAAAATGATGGAAATTCTAACTCAAACTTTTAAAGATTATTACGGTAATATTTTAAATAAATTTGAAAAAATATTCAATTCTAAAACAAAAGCATTTATGTTGCAGGCTATGTTTGACGGATTAGTTATATACAGATCTGTTGGCGTTGAGTTTTCTGATAAAGAGGTCCAAGAAAATTTTAAGAAATTAATTTTATGTTTTACGGAATAA